From Hyla sarda isolate aHylSar1 chromosome 12, aHylSar1.hap1, whole genome shotgun sequence:
GAAAGCCGCATCTTCCTCCGGCACCATGCCACGATCATTCCTGGTCAAGAAACACTTCTCTGCCACCAAGAAGCCTAACTACAGCGAGTTGGAGAGCCAGACAGGTAAGGACACAAACTGCAGGgtatatatatgcatgtatatatatatatatatatatatatatatatatatatatatatatatatatatatatataatttgagtcTGCTGACTAGTAATGAAGTTGCAGCAGAGTTGGTGGGTATCCTCGCACAGTGGCGTCACGTCGTCGTCTTCTCTCCGCAGTTTACATCTCCCCTTTCCTGTATGACAAGTTCTCCATCCCGGTGATCGCTCAGCCTGACCTCCTCAGCCCAGGCGCCTACTTCCCTCCTCTGGTTTGGGACACCGGGTTACTTACCACGTTCTTCACCCCTGAGCCTGACTACAGCAAGTCTCCGATCTCCACCTCCAGCGATGACTCCAAACCCCTGGACCTCACCTCCTTCTCCAGCGAGGACGATGAGGGCAAAACATCGGACCCCCCAAGCCCTGCCTCCTCCGCCACAGAAGCCGAGAAGTTCCACTGTAACCAATGCACCAAGTCTTACTCCACCTTTGCTGGACTCTCTAAGCACAAGCAGCTTCACTGTGACTCTCAGACCAGAAAGTCTTTCAGCTGCAAATACTGTGAGAAGGAATATGTCAGTTTAGGGGCCCTCAAGATGCACATCAGGAGCCACACACTACCCTGTGTCTGCAAGATCTGTGGCAAAGCCTTCTCCAGACCCTGGCTGCTGCAAGGACACATCCGAACCCACACAGGTAAGGGTCTGCTCACCCCTTCTGGATGGACTATGCtttacgtcagtgtttcccaaccagtgtgcctccagctgttgcaaaactccaactcccagcatgcccggacagccgaaggctgtccgggcatgctgggagttggagttttgcaacagctggaggcacactgggaaacactgcttttatCAGTGTTTCTGTGAGCTGAGATATATTGTTGACCCCTATGATAGATGTATAGTCCTGGCTGTCATGTGACTATGATAGAGCTAATCTCTTAGACACCTTCAGAGTAGCTGCTGTACGTGCTGGGTAGCTAGCGGCTGCTGGTAGAGTAGTGTGTTGTGTGTTGCACCTGTTGGTACAGTTGTGGCGAGGCcacggtccccccccccccccccccagctgccaCCCGGGCTCACGTTCCAAGCAACAGATCACATTCACTCCACACCTTGGTCCCCGCTCTGATTGTTATGTCTTGTACGGCTTTGATTTCACACCCTCTTCAAGTGCTAAAGACTCGATTGTGTCCGCTCAATGACTCGTAGGCCCGTTAGCATTTTATACAAAGACTGAATGACCATTTCGTTAAGGTCTTTTCTTCCTAATGGAAATCTCACGCCCCTCGTACACAACCGTGATGTGTGGATGGTGACATTTTGCGCAGAATTTAGTTTCTTTCCTCAACCactaatttgatttttttttttttttcaggtgagAAGCCATTTTCCTGCACACACTGTAACCGAGCCTTTGCCGACCGCTCTAATCTCCGCGCCCACCTGCAGACCCATTCCGATGTCAAGAAATATCAGTGCAGAACCTGCTCCAGGACTTTCTCACGCATGTCCCTCCTTCATAAACACGAGGAGTCGGGCTGCTCCGGGAACCATTGATCTCTTCTTGCGCAGAAGTGACTGTTAAAGACTtacaaagggtttttgggggcccccccttccccaaagacAAGTGCCTTGGCCAAGTGCTGCGGGTGCACTTGTGTGGTTTTGGGGGGTATCTATGACACTTATATAATGCTCTTAGGTGCTGAAAGTAGCTCACCGCATTCCAGAGCCTTACTGCGATATTACAGGACACCTGCACACTACATTGCGAGGTGACGAAAAGCAGCGATATTCCACTGTGACTGGTCATAGTCCGTAAATGCTGAAAAACTTGTGATTCGCCAAACCGGCAGGTTGTCAAAACCAAAGTCTTTCTCGAtgaaagcaggaaaaaaaagggCTATTTCCTCTATTTTTATGAAGGACAAAGTCAAAGTGTTACAATGCATTCATATTTTTGTGATTGTATATAGATAATTGTATGCCGAGAAGGTGTTACTATGCAATGATGATCTCCCACTTACAGGGCAGCTGTCGGGGCCGCAGCACTCTGACGGGCAGCGTTAACAATGATCAGGAATAAGAGCGAGATGCTTGTGGTTACCAAACAACAATTGTGTTTACAGAGTTCTCGAGCACCTGTTAATGCGACTCTTAAACAACTGCCTTTCATGAGATCCCGTATTAATAGTCAGCAGTTGTCAGCCGATACAATGGCTGCCTGTGAGCGCCGGCCCACGGACAGGTGGACGCCTTAAGAAAAACCTCCTATTTAtgtgcaggagaaaaaaaaaaggtgtcgcTTGTTCgcgctcttttttatttttattttttatccataTTTTTCTACATAACCCATACAGATGAATGTTTACATTTCGATGGTACActggtatttatatttttttatcttccACTTTTTTGTACTGATGAATCTTTTATAGTTAAACACAATTTATTTGATATTAAATAAAAAACCAAAAAACTTTAATTTATAAAACTTTGCTTCCATATTTTCTTttcctggtggggggggggggatgagttcGGAATGCGTTGGGTACATTGTAAAGGTCCCAGGATTGGCTCATGGATCAATGAAATATAGAACAGggtttcctaatcagggtgcctccagctgttggaaaaactacaactcccagcatgaccagacagccttcggctgtctggtcatgctggaagttgtagttttgcaacagctggaggcacgctggttggaaaacactgccgtagaagattgtcttttttttttttgttttttttattagttacattctcttaaaggggtattccaggaaaaacttttttttttttttttttaatatatcaactggctctagaaagttaaacagatttgtaaaaaaaaaaaaaaaaaatcttaatcctttcaataattatcagctgctgaagttgagttgttcttttctgtctggcaacagtgctctctgctgacatctctgcttctcttgggaactgcacagaatagaataggtttgctatggggatttgcttctaaactgggcagttcccgagacaggtgtcatcagagagcacttagacagaaaagaacaactcaacttgagaagctcataagtactgaaaggattaagatattttttttttttttaatagaagtaatttacagatctgtttaactttcagttgatatatatatatatatacatatatatatatatatatattttttttttttttttttcctggataacccctttaatcttaaaaTAGCTATCCGTTTAGCCTAGGCAAGTTTACATTCACATACGGTGGATTTACCAGCTACAAGTCCGTTTTGACTGGTGCGGTGATACTTATGAGGTATTTCAGGGATATTTTCTGTTTTCTTTCACCATAAAAGCCTTGATACATGCAACCTATTGCAGCTGTATGAAggacatgctgtgatttgtagttcccCAGCAGCTGCCACGACCCAGGTTTCCTCTGCCTTGCCAACAATGTAGCATAAAACAATTGAGGATATGAGGAAGTCATGCAGAACAATGTACACTTGATGCCACTAGGAAACACCTGCTATTCTCTTGTAAACTATTTCATGTGTAAGAGGCAGGTGAAGTGACCGAGCAGATTCCCAGCCTCTTATCACAAAGTAAAAGACTATAAAGATTCCAATATATTCCCAACAGTTATCAGTTaggtcttcactttttttttttttctttcatgtcCTTATAaaagtgttttgcaacagctggaggcacactgcttgggaaaccacTTTtaaaggctgtcaaggcatgctgggagttgttgtttttcaacagctggaggcacactgattggaaaatgcTGCCGTATAGTAGAATCTCTTTCATTATATATTGATCCTTTTGGTGCCTTCTTCAAATCTCTCATTATACTTCTTTTTGGTTCAAGTTGTAACAAATTTTTGTAACTAAGTCCATTGATAACTGACCCCCCTAGGGGTGATTATACCCTGGGACAATTGCCTGGCAATGTTGACAGTGTATTCTCTATTTGGCTAAACTGTTAACAACATCGGGACAAGCTGACctggggagggagagggggtcaATTGCTGTGGGGCAAGTTTCTTTAAATGGATATTCTGAATAGACAGAGCTAGCAGCTATTGTATTGCTACATTTGTCaaccatcctcctcctcccaagGAAGAACAAGGTGATGGCGGTGATTAGaataagatgttctgcagcagctttgcACTTTTCGTttcagctaaggctgggttcacactacgcttttgccatactgttttcaatccgtttttctaaagaaaaccgtatggcaaaaaaaccgatggaacagtatggaaaaaagtaaaccgtatgcgtttttaaacagtatactgtttttaaaagtgcatacagttccgtcagtttttatagaaaaaaacccatacgtttttgaaaattttgtccatttttaatgggaggggtcttgggtggggactttaggattcaaatgcgcatgtgcaaagtaaaaacttatacgtgtttcccgtatggaaccgtatacatgtgcgtttcctattgacatccatgttaaaaaaaaacgtatgcggttgcagtacggtttttaaaccggagacaaaatcgtggtcaaccacggttttgactccggtttaaaaaccgtactgcaaccgcatacggttttttttaacatggacatcaatgggaaacgcacatgtatacggttccatacgggaaaaacgtatacgtttttactttgcacatgcgcatttgaatcctaaagtccccacccaagacccctcccattaaaaatggacaaaattttcaaaaacgtatggtttttttttctatgaaaactgacggaactgtatgcacttttaaaaacagtatacggtttaaaacgcatacggtttacttttttccatactgttccatccgtttttttgccatacggttttctttagaaaaacggattgaaaacagtatggcaaaaacgtagtgtgaacccagcctaaggcagcagcatttttttttatccttgaaCCTAGAGGATAAAATAGTCCTGATGGCTTTCTATATGAGGAATCCTATGGTGCCCTGCAGGGCTGCAGATGATTGGTGATCGAGGCTCATCATTCTCTGCATTTGGCCTGAGGACTCGCTGCTCTTCTATCTCCTTACAGGTTAACAGCAGAGTGTAGAAAAGTTAATTGGAGAGTGAAAATACCGTAACTTCTTATTGCCTCCAGCCGGAGATCAAGGAATTCTGAGGATGGCAAAAGGTTTTATTATGGATGGTTTTAGAAGGTATTTACTCCTTATACAGAAATAAAGCAAAGgagaaaagaaaactccacaatcTGAACAGAAAATGAAAgattaaataagaaaaaaaaatgttatttaaactgGGTGGGAAGAACAGCAATGTATACAAAAACTATTGTGTGTTAAATAAAGGAGCCAGGACAATAACAAGCTAAGGTttagggtacaggataatgacatactgacacttggggtacaggataatgacactgacacttggggtacaggataatgacactgacacttgggttacaggataatgacactgacacttggggtacaggataatgacatgctgacacttgcggtacaggataatgacatgctgacacttggggtacaggataatgacactgacacttggggtacaggataatgacacgctgacacttggggtacaggataatgacactgacacttggggtacaggataatgacactgacacttggggtacaggataatgacaagctgacacttggggtacaggataatgacaagctgacacttggggtacaggataatgacaagctgacacttggggtacaggataatgacaagctgacacttggggtacaggataatgacaagctgacacttggggtacaggataatgacttgctgacacttggggtacatgataatgacatgctgacacttggggtacaggataatgacacgctgacaattggggtacaggatactgacatgctgacacttggggtacaggataatgacactgacacttgggttacaggataatgacactgacacttggggtacaggataatgacactgacacttgggggtacaggataatgacaagctgacacttggggtacaggataatgacttgctgacacttggggtacaggataatgacactgacacttgggttacaggataatgacatgctgacacttggggtacaggataatgacactgacatttggggtacaggataatgacacgctgacacttggggtacaggataatgacactgacacttggggtgcaggataatgacatgctgacacttggggtacaggataatgacactgaaatttggggtacaggataatgacatgctgacacttggggtacaggataatgacactgacacttggggtacaggataatgacactgacacttgggggtacaggataatgacaagctgacacttggggtacaggataatgacttgctgacacttggggtacaggataatgacactgacatttgggttacaggataatgacatgctgacacttggggtacaggataatgacactgacatttggggtacaggataatgacacgctgacacctggggtacaggataatgacactgacacttggggtgcaggataatgacatgctgacacttggggtacaggataaggacactgacacttgggctacaggataatgacactgacacttggggtacaggataatgacatgctgacacttggggtacaggataatgacatgctgacacttggggtacaggatgatgacactgacactttgggtacaggataatgacatgctgacacttggagtacaggataatgacactgacacttggggtacatgataatgacactgacacttggggtacaggataatgacaagctgacacttggggtacaggataatgacatgctgacacttggagtacaggataatgacactgacacttggggtacatgataatgacactgacacttggggtacaggataatgacaagctgacacttggggtacaggataatgacatactgacacttggggtacaggataatgacactgacacttggggtacaggataatgacatgctgacacttggggtacaggataataaactgacacttggggtacaggataatgacactgacacttggggtacaggataatgacatgctgacacttggggtacaggataataacatgctgacacttggggtacaggataatgacatgctgacacttggggtacaggataatgacacttggggtacaagatgatGTTGGTGGTGGGGGATGGTGGGGTTAGTGGTAGAATGGTGGTGGTTAGTGGTGCCCAGAGTTGTTGGTGGTTACAGTAGTGCTTGCAGATATTGGTGGGAGGATAGTGGGGTTGATGGTGCCCGGAGGTGTTTTGGTGGGGGTTCTTGGGTTTGTGGGGCTCAGAGGTGTTGGTGGGAGGATGGTAGGGTTAGTGGTGCCTTCAGGAGTTGGTGGGGGAATGGTGGGGTTAGTGGTTAGGCAATCCTTCAAAATAACAGACATCTAATCAGAAGAACCCAACAAACCCCATTCAAAGTCAGTGTGACCTGTGATCCATTGTTGTCCGTtgtgacactctgtccaaccctTTTATCAGCCTGtattattaaagggatattccgatcTTACAAAGTGACATCATTGGGATGTCATCTCTTTAGGATCTGGACCCCCACATATCTCGAGAATGAAGGGGCACCCTTATTGACTAAGGGCTTTATCCGCTTATGTAtttttcctgcacagccacacctcAGTCACATACTATCTGGTGGGAAAGAGTTCACAGCGCTAAATTAGCCCTGGAGATCCTTATTTCTCTGGATTAGTGGGATCATAAGaatttggatcataaaataaagtTTGATCATAAAGTGATGTCATATCCTAGGAATACAGGAATTGTcctaagcaggagaggtttgctatgaggatttgcttctactctggacagttcctgatacagacaaaggtgtcagcagagagcactgtggtcagactgaaaataaccatacaacttcctctgtaatatacagcagctgaaaagtactggaaggactaagatttttttaaatagaagtaatttacaaatctgtttaactttctggagccagttggtatgacattttttttcccaccggagtacccctttaagctttgcttTTGTGCAGATCACAAGCATGTTGTACCAGTGGTATggtgggtgtgaggtgcagggcagatggtattaaccccttgtgttcgtaacgccagggcgtggttcagCCTTAAccaccgaaggtataccgctggatcctgggctaggcacgggggcaatgaagacaccgacgcaaAGTTACGGACAATAGTAGCTTTACTGGGGGTAGACAGTTGTAACAgtgtatgcagtacagccagggcccaatgaggtgaccagtgacacagaggcctatcaggcttgctgggacttgtagttggacaggagaatttagtgcaggccacgctgggtagacagataacttgactgacttgtgactgacaggacggtgactttatcttacttgcacttgacttgtggctgcaggacttgacttgaggcctccactactctggacacacacactaggcacgactccactggacctcagcaagaaccaagagagagaagctccacccagggcttatataggggagactaggagggagcccataggtcactctgggGGTCAGCggatcactgatacctcctg
This genomic window contains:
- the SNAI1 gene encoding zinc finger protein SNAI1, which translates into the protein MLIGWKLTMLIYMGGPGAGGCILGGAALYRTVQKAASSSGTMPRSFLVKKHFSATKKPNYSELESQTVYISPFLYDKFSIPVIAQPDLLSPGAYFPPLVWDTGLLTTFFTPEPDYSKSPISTSSDDSKPLDLTSFSSEDDEGKTSDPPSPASSATEAEKFHCNQCTKSYSTFAGLSKHKQLHCDSQTRKSFSCKYCEKEYVSLGALKMHIRSHTLPCVCKICGKAFSRPWLLQGHIRTHTGEKPFSCTHCNRAFADRSNLRAHLQTHSDVKKYQCRTCSRTFSRMSLLHKHEESGCSGNH